One genomic region from Shewanella aestuarii encodes:
- a CDS encoding YacL family protein, whose translation MEYEFRRNRLDGTVFANFSMEHEVFGRWFAEELGDDAARAKSILTDIAQLVSKQRSQWRDIGQDLTIDADNEQVRIFVNAIDFEEEHDFEEGMGLYDAESEGFCGLEDFETALTSWLKFIQE comes from the coding sequence ATGGAATACGAATTTCGACGCAACCGCCTAGATGGGACGGTTTTTGCAAACTTTAGTATGGAACATGAAGTCTTTGGTCGTTGGTTTGCTGAAGAGCTGGGCGACGATGCTGCTAGGGCTAAGTCAATATTAACTGATATTGCGCAATTGGTGTCTAAGCAGAGAAGTCAATGGCGTGATATTGGCCAAGATTTAACGATTGATGCTGATAACGAGCAAGTCCGTATTTTTGTTAATGCCATTGATTTTGAAGAAGAACATGATTTTGAAGAGGGTATGGGACTTTATGATGCTGAGTCTGAGGGTTTTTGCGGCTTAGAAGATTTTGAAACAGCATTAACAAGTTGGCTGAAGTTTATACAGGAATAA
- the pepN gene encoding aminopeptidase N, whose amino-acid sequence MLFGCAATAPNLSLRDNSPFISQQQASERSRVISDVDYQLTFFLSEQSEFKAKSVVNFNYQGKSKNLSLDLNQANIQSMLINGKRIYPNYNGSYIIINPSLLNSGQNSIEVEFTRQHSTNGEGLHRFVDPVDGKVYLYSHFEPAAAQQMFAVFDQPDLKATFQLTVNAPKDWQVISAMRETSVTDQGETNLWQFPASPKLSPYNFSMHAGPYHVWQDNSTTYPMRLFARQSVIEQVTAEDWFTYTKQGLRFFNDYFGIPYPFKKYDQILVPDFLYGAMENAAAITFSEDRFLFNAKMNASQKERLAGVIMHEMAHQWFGNLVTMKWWNGLWLNESFAAFMGTLATSEATEFSHAWRTFYASGKQRAFQLDSLVTTHPIEVPVATTQNAFDNIDAITYQKGASALKQLRHLLGAETFRQGVSQYLKDFSYQNAELDDFIESLAKASNRDLSQWTQQWLYQAGVNRIKANYICENDTISEFTLEQTAVNDEFPTLRQQKVQIGLFYKYRSELSKHRKVAVTYQGKLTDVKQLVGEQCPDLVYPNLDDWGFVKVDLDERSLKTAKQSLSLVHDPLLRSMLWQSLWDSVIDGQAPLNDFINVVLINAPNEHDYTILGQVIDNLYRAQKMLDLMAPMHQDYATKVTRAISQMSLRMVMEHHQNSDFQRRWFAAYIHFSTQADSLSHIQQLLLGKSHIRGLTLDQDLRWALLKQLNRFDYGNAYQLLMAEKAKDSSDSGQKAAIAAQVIRPQAVLKRQWLHDIEHNHSMPFSKKRVAMFNLYPAEQKLLSAATAEERLTDLIELDKQGPVFMRSYTQALIPQACSQDNIELLDNVLNSQTGLSKLTRRALLETRQYEQRCVNIKFKITH is encoded by the coding sequence ATGTTGTTCGGGTGCGCAGCCACTGCGCCCAATCTGTCCTTACGCGATAACTCACCTTTTATTAGCCAGCAACAAGCCAGTGAGCGTTCGCGAGTGATCAGCGATGTAGATTATCAACTCACCTTCTTTTTAAGCGAACAAAGCGAGTTTAAAGCGAAATCCGTGGTTAATTTCAATTACCAAGGCAAAAGCAAAAACCTCAGCTTAGATTTGAACCAAGCCAATATTCAATCCATGTTGATTAACGGTAAACGGATTTATCCTAACTACAACGGCAGTTACATCATCATCAACCCCAGTTTACTTAATAGCGGTCAAAACAGTATTGAAGTCGAGTTTACTCGCCAACACAGTACCAATGGAGAAGGGCTACACCGTTTTGTTGACCCCGTTGACGGCAAAGTATACTTGTACTCTCACTTTGAACCTGCAGCTGCGCAGCAAATGTTTGCAGTATTCGACCAACCGGATTTAAAAGCGACTTTTCAACTCACTGTAAATGCACCAAAAGATTGGCAAGTGATCAGTGCCATGCGTGAAACCAGTGTGACCGACCAAGGTGAAACAAATCTATGGCAATTTCCAGCCTCGCCCAAATTAAGCCCTTATAATTTTTCAATGCATGCAGGGCCTTACCACGTATGGCAAGACAACAGCACCACATACCCAATGCGCTTATTTGCCCGCCAATCTGTTATCGAGCAAGTGACTGCCGAAGATTGGTTTACCTATACAAAACAAGGCTTAAGGTTTTTTAATGATTATTTTGGCATCCCTTATCCGTTTAAAAAGTATGACCAAATATTAGTACCCGACTTTTTATATGGCGCCATGGAAAACGCCGCCGCCATTACCTTTTCCGAAGACAGATTTTTATTTAATGCCAAAATGAACGCCTCACAAAAAGAGCGTTTAGCTGGCGTGATCATGCACGAAATGGCCCATCAATGGTTTGGTAATTTAGTCACCATGAAATGGTGGAATGGCTTATGGCTAAATGAGAGCTTTGCCGCATTTATGGGTACACTAGCCACCAGCGAAGCCACTGAGTTTAGTCATGCTTGGCGCACCTTTTACGCTTCAGGAAAACAACGCGCCTTCCAGTTAGACAGCCTAGTAACCACTCACCCAATTGAAGTCCCCGTCGCCACAACCCAAAATGCATTTGATAATATCGATGCCATCACCTATCAAAAAGGAGCATCGGCCCTCAAACAATTACGCCACTTATTAGGGGCAGAAACCTTTCGTCAAGGTGTTAGCCAATATCTGAAAGATTTCAGCTATCAAAATGCAGAACTTGATGATTTTATCGAGAGTTTAGCTAAGGCCAGTAACCGAGATTTAAGCCAATGGACGCAGCAATGGCTATATCAAGCGGGTGTTAACCGTATTAAAGCCAATTATATTTGTGAAAATGACACTATCAGTGAATTTACTCTTGAACAAACCGCCGTTAATGATGAGTTTCCAACACTTAGACAGCAAAAAGTTCAAATTGGATTGTTTTACAAATATCGCTCTGAATTATCAAAACACCGTAAAGTTGCAGTAACTTATCAAGGCAAACTGACTGACGTAAAGCAACTAGTAGGCGAGCAATGTCCTGATTTAGTTTACCCAAATTTAGATGATTGGGGCTTTGTTAAAGTCGATTTGGATGAGCGCTCATTAAAAACGGCTAAACAATCCCTTAGCTTGGTGCATGACCCACTGCTTCGTTCAATGTTATGGCAAAGCTTGTGGGACAGTGTTATTGACGGTCAAGCACCATTAAATGATTTCATCAATGTTGTGTTAATTAATGCCCCAAACGAACACGACTATACGATTTTAGGTCAAGTGATTGACAATTTATATCGCGCCCAAAAGATGCTCGATTTAATGGCACCAATGCATCAAGACTACGCCACCAAAGTCACGCGAGCCATAAGCCAAATGAGTCTGCGCATGGTCATGGAGCACCATCAAAATAGTGATTTTCAACGTCGCTGGTTTGCAGCCTACATTCATTTTTCTACCCAAGCAGATTCACTGTCACATATTCAACAGTTACTACTAGGTAAAAGCCACATTCGCGGCCTGACATTGGATCAAGATTTACGCTGGGCGTTGTTAAAGCAATTAAATCGCTTTGATTATGGCAATGCTTACCAGTTATTAATGGCAGAAAAAGCCAAAGATAGCTCAGATTCAGGTCAAAAAGCGGCAATTGCAGCACAAGTGATCAGGCCGCAAGCCGTGCTAAAAAGACAGTGGTTACATGATATTGAGCACAATCACAGCATGCCATTTTCAAAAAAACGGGTAGCGATGTTTAACCTGTATCCCGCAGAGCAAAAGTTATTAAGTGCTGCGACGGCTGAAGAACGTTTAACGGATCTGATTGAATTAGATAAACAAGGTCCAGTGTTTATGCGCAGCTACACCCAAGCGTTGATTCCACAAGCTTGCTCGCAAGACAATATCGAGTTGCTAGATAACGTCTTAAATAGCCAAACTGGCTTATCTAAACTGACCCGGCGAGCATTACTTGAAACCCGTCAGTATGAACAGCGCTGTGTGAATATCAAATTTAAAATCACGCACTAA
- a CDS encoding response regulator produces the protein MGKPYSVLVVDDHPLLRRGICQLITSDGDFTLFGEAGTGLDALTALNNSEPDIILLDLNMKGMSGLDTLNAMRQEGVTARIVILTVSDAKQDVIRLLRAGADGYLLKDTEPEILLEQLKNAMLGHRVLSKEVEDYLYELKEAADDNEWIASLTPRELQILQELAEGKSNRVISEDLHISEGTVKVHVKNLLRKANAKSRTEMAVRYLNQ, from the coding sequence ATGGGTAAACCATATTCTGTACTCGTTGTCGATGACCACCCTTTACTTCGTCGTGGGATTTGCCAACTTATTACCTCAGATGGTGATTTCACTTTATTTGGTGAAGCCGGAACCGGTTTAGATGCGTTAACCGCATTAAACAATAGCGAACCTGACATCATTTTATTAGATTTAAATATGAAAGGTATGTCAGGCTTAGATACCTTAAATGCTATGCGCCAAGAAGGGGTCACAGCTAGAATAGTCATTTTAACTGTATCAGATGCCAAACAAGATGTGATTCGCTTATTACGCGCTGGAGCAGATGGTTATCTATTAAAAGATACCGAGCCGGAAATTTTGCTAGAACAGCTCAAAAACGCCATGTTAGGCCACCGAGTACTTAGTAAAGAAGTTGAAGATTACCTGTATGAACTGAAAGAAGCTGCTGATGATAACGAGTGGATTGCTAGCTTGACCCCACGTGAACTGCAAATTCTGCAAGAACTGGCTGAAGGAAAAAGCAACCGAGTGATATCTGAAGATTTACACATTAGTGAAGGCACGGTAAAAGTGCATGTGAAAAACTTACTACGTAAGGCCAATGCAAAATCTCGCACAGAGATGGCGGTTAGATACTTGAATCAATAA
- a CDS encoding WD40 repeat domain-containing protein: MLRVPMLFFCTFFITACQPVADDTFAVTTDASYSATLSQDGQHALISTASNGVQLWSLANKQLKYQWVHGAKNTSNVFDTAISNNNLYAATLASDSVAIWNMQSGESIGWWALPAYAQSIALANNGHALIGLVDGSVMSLLPSNQGLIQFLGHKEKINSVSISDDGQFALSGGNDGLIILWQATTGHPLQQWQLESRITKVLLSPSGLLSFASDIAGNASIWQSNDGLKVSSLDIKRRQMTFSSARFIQQDQQLLTGTPSKEVFLWQVDSGKRLQRWQVQVTKNSQNRGAVVYSVAQPSNGSIVSVSSQGLIETWHVE, translated from the coding sequence ATGTTACGCGTTCCAATGCTGTTTTTTTGCACATTTTTTATCACAGCTTGCCAACCAGTGGCTGATGACACTTTTGCTGTCACAACCGATGCAAGTTACAGTGCAACCTTGTCTCAAGATGGTCAACATGCATTAATTAGTACTGCTAGTAATGGCGTTCAGCTGTGGTCACTCGCCAATAAACAGCTCAAATATCAATGGGTACATGGAGCCAAAAACACCAGTAATGTATTTGATACTGCTATTTCTAATAACAATCTTTACGCAGCAACATTAGCCAGTGATTCGGTTGCGATTTGGAATATGCAAAGCGGTGAATCTATCGGTTGGTGGGCATTACCCGCTTATGCTCAAAGCATTGCCCTAGCTAACAATGGTCATGCTTTAATTGGACTAGTGGATGGCTCTGTCATGTCTTTATTACCGAGTAACCAAGGTTTAATACAATTTTTAGGTCATAAAGAAAAAATTAACAGTGTGTCAATTTCTGATGATGGCCAATTCGCACTGAGTGGCGGCAATGATGGTTTGATCATCTTGTGGCAAGCAACAACTGGGCACCCCTTGCAGCAATGGCAATTAGAATCACGCATAACTAAAGTATTACTTAGCCCAAGTGGGTTACTCAGTTTTGCCAGCGACATTGCTGGCAATGCCAGTATTTGGCAGTCAAATGATGGTCTAAAAGTATCTAGTCTTGATATAAAGCGCCGCCAAATGACCTTTTCATCCGCGCGTTTTATTCAACAAGACCAACAACTGCTGACCGGCACCCCGTCAAAAGAAGTGTTTTTGTGGCAAGTTGACTCAGGCAAGCGTCTTCAGCGATGGCAAGTTCAGGTAACGAAAAACAGCCAAAATCGTGGCGCTGTAGTATACTCTGTCGCCCAACCAAGCAATGGCAGTATTGTCAGTGTTAGTAGCCAAGGCTTAATTGAAACTTGGCATGTAGAATAG
- the fkpA gene encoding FKBP-type peptidyl-prolyl cis-trans isomerase: MKSIYKLSLVALAVVGLSACNQEQAVAEAKKVDLTAEASKEAYSVGASIGKYMSGHIKEQEELGFAVDRALIIKGFSDGLGDTAELTEEEMQTVLQGLDKKLNDKRLEQAEALAAKSVAEGQKFLEENKAKEGVVTTESGLQYEVLTAGEGDKPAAEDTVEVHYRGTLIDGTEFDSSYARGETAKFPLNRVIPGWTEGVQLMPVGSKYKFVIPAELAYGDRDTGTIPANSTLVFDVELISIEKAAVPAEQ; this comes from the coding sequence ATGAAATCAATTTACAAATTATCGTTAGTTGCATTAGCTGTTGTCGGTTTGTCTGCGTGTAACCAAGAACAAGCCGTTGCTGAAGCTAAAAAAGTTGATCTAACAGCTGAAGCAAGTAAAGAAGCTTATAGCGTAGGTGCATCTATTGGTAAGTACATGTCTGGTCACATCAAAGAGCAAGAAGAATTAGGCTTTGCCGTTGATCGCGCATTAATCATCAAAGGTTTCAGCGATGGTTTAGGTGATACTGCTGAGTTAACTGAAGAAGAAATGCAAACTGTATTGCAAGGTCTAGATAAAAAGCTAAATGACAAGCGTTTAGAGCAAGCTGAAGCGTTGGCTGCTAAGTCAGTGGCTGAAGGTCAAAAGTTCTTAGAAGAAAACAAAGCTAAAGAAGGTGTTGTTACTACGGAATCAGGTTTACAGTATGAAGTATTAACTGCTGGCGAAGGTGATAAGCCTGCTGCAGAAGATACAGTTGAAGTTCATTACCGTGGTACATTAATCGACGGCACTGAGTTTGATAGTTCATATGCTCGTGGTGAAACCGCGAAGTTTCCACTTAATCGCGTGATCCCTGGTTGGACTGAAGGTGTTCAGCTGATGCCTGTAGGTTCAAAATACAAGTTCGTTATCCCTGCTGAATTAGCTTATGGCGATCGTGACACTGGCACTATCCCTGCGAATTCAACATTGGTATTTGATGTTGAATTGATCTCAATTGAGAAAGCAGCCGTACCTGCAGAGCAATAA
- a CDS encoding SlyX family protein — protein MEQLLAKIDDLETKISFQELTLEELNQEVIKLNDLVSRQQHQIMLMVNKMQAMEPSNMATQAEETPPPHY, from the coding sequence ATGGAACAGCTGTTAGCAAAAATTGATGACTTAGAAACTAAGATTTCATTTCAAGAACTCACTTTAGAAGAGTTGAATCAAGAGGTGATTAAACTTAATGATTTGGTGTCTCGTCAGCAGCACCAAATCATGTTGATGGTGAATAAAATGCAAGCTATGGAACCTAGTAACATGGCTACTCAAGCAGAAGAAACACCACCGCCGCATTACTAA
- a CDS encoding COG3014 family protein — protein sequence MKVKALRTSRYLLSSLLLSVTLSGCSLNSLFISYPSQIAPYKQQLNGPISMVNIEPLVNAIDSNDGLLYAQEAGRIAQINGNFDQSKTYYQQAIAAYQLFDDKAKISMSDMGAKASSLLLNDNAIPYRGPGYERIMLHQYQALNYLFSGDAQGALVEVRRSNELQSSEQARYQASQKSVQAMANGTIDAEMNKLGKSAGTTTSSFLNAYSYYTTGLLHELLGEPNDAFIDYRKAAQITPNNPYLQQDLVRLAKQLAMPQYSDFKKRWGEAKLPKANQGQVVIMLERSFVPEKQSLTVPFTIDGNWQTVSLATYSPVNNLLPAAQIQGLGSVLNTAPIANIDALAINALKEDLPAALVRQALRVYAKAELASSVSSDSKRRRNEMDAGAIAMQIFNVITEQADRRSWLTLPRQAQIGRRYVEPGNYQLSLNPNSNTQIEVKPNRTTLIWMIDTGNRTRFYSIIL from the coding sequence ATGAAAGTCAAAGCCTTGCGAACATCGCGCTACTTATTAAGCAGTCTACTATTGAGTGTGACACTTTCTGGCTGCTCACTTAACAGTCTATTTATCAGTTACCCTTCGCAAATAGCCCCTTATAAACAACAACTTAATGGCCCTATTTCAATGGTCAACATTGAGCCATTAGTCAATGCGATTGACTCAAATGATGGCTTACTCTATGCCCAAGAAGCAGGCCGCATAGCCCAAATTAATGGCAACTTTGATCAAAGTAAAACCTACTATCAACAAGCCATTGCTGCTTATCAACTTTTTGATGACAAAGCCAAAATTAGCATGTCTGATATGGGCGCCAAAGCCAGCAGCTTATTATTAAATGATAATGCAATTCCGTATCGCGGCCCCGGCTATGAGCGCATAATGCTACATCAATATCAGGCATTAAATTATTTATTTAGTGGTGATGCTCAAGGCGCATTAGTGGAAGTAAGGCGCAGTAATGAACTTCAAAGCAGTGAACAAGCCCGTTATCAAGCATCACAAAAGTCCGTTCAAGCCATGGCCAATGGCACCATTGACGCTGAAATGAATAAACTGGGCAAATCGGCAGGCACTACCACCAGCTCGTTTTTAAATGCATACAGTTATTACACCACAGGCTTATTACATGAATTACTCGGTGAACCTAATGATGCCTTTATTGATTATCGAAAAGCCGCCCAAATCACGCCCAATAATCCCTATCTGCAACAAGATTTAGTTCGCCTTGCGAAACAATTAGCAATGCCGCAGTACAGTGATTTTAAAAAACGCTGGGGTGAGGCTAAATTGCCAAAAGCGAATCAAGGTCAAGTGGTTATCATGCTTGAACGCAGCTTTGTGCCAGAAAAACAAAGCTTAACCGTCCCTTTTACCATAGACGGCAACTGGCAAACAGTTTCGCTTGCCACCTATTCGCCGGTAAATAATTTACTGCCTGCGGCGCAAATTCAAGGTTTAGGCAGCGTATTAAATACCGCCCCTATTGCCAATATAGATGCATTAGCCATTAATGCGTTAAAAGAAGATTTACCCGCAGCGCTGGTGCGTCAAGCGTTACGGGTTTATGCCAAGGCCGAGTTAGCCAGCAGTGTTAGCAGTGACAGCAAACGCCGCCGTAATGAAATGGATGCTGGCGCAATCGCCATGCAAATATTTAATGTCATCACTGAACAAGCTGATCGCCGTAGTTGGTTAACCTTACCCAGACAAGCCCAAATCGGTCGTCGTTATGTCGAACCGGGCAATTATCAATTAAGCTTAAACCCAAACAGTAATACACAAATTGAAGTAAAACCCAATAGAACAACATTAATTTGGATGATTGATACTGGTAATCGTACCCGTTTTTATTCAATAATCCTTTAA
- a CDS encoding endonuclease/exonuclease/phosphatase family protein yields the protein MARLALSLLSVAIKPMINANAKMMFEKPLSAPVNQNNNKSLSIARHVDAGDVQKNVLVALNYSVMSINLFNFIEPPNAYYDFENIYTDQQWQKKCHWLKQFIAKHQPDIIGFQEVFSPDALAELVNELGYVHFAVLDKPEVQNDYVYRHPVVALASRYPIVDMANVAVDKAATTVLGLADFNFSRMPLRATVELPQFGRCDCYVIHLKSKRSGLDKIDFADSGATGAADFVVRQVLGRWASSIQRGNEATLLCQQMLLRRHSKGYPFILMGDFNDHLRSDLFAAFNQHLRVYRSDIDDGHLKGLSESQLMAELNQFLIYDSYELYKTASKNNVTLAFDEFESVSYNNAPTESPRPATHYYGSTGSVLDYILVSSEFDPKQLKNLAHIDEYQTFDRHLVRPDYDRDSDSTDHAPVMMRFSLR from the coding sequence ATGGCAAGGCTGGCGCTGTCATTGTTATCTGTTGCTATTAAGCCTATGATTAACGCCAATGCAAAAATGATGTTTGAGAAGCCTTTGTCTGCACCTGTTAATCAAAACAACAATAAATCTTTAAGCATTGCTCGTCATGTTGATGCCGGTGACGTTCAAAAAAATGTTTTAGTCGCGTTAAATTACAGTGTTATGAGCATTAATCTGTTTAATTTTATTGAGCCACCCAATGCGTATTATGATTTTGAAAATATTTACACTGATCAGCAATGGCAAAAAAAATGCCATTGGCTGAAACAGTTTATTGCTAAACATCAACCGGATATTATTGGCTTTCAAGAGGTGTTTAGCCCTGATGCGCTAGCGGAGTTAGTTAATGAATTAGGTTATGTGCATTTTGCGGTGTTAGATAAACCTGAAGTACAAAATGACTATGTTTATCGTCATCCTGTGGTCGCATTAGCGAGTCGTTATCCCATAGTTGACATGGCGAATGTGGCGGTCGATAAGGCCGCAACGACTGTGCTGGGGTTAGCCGATTTTAACTTTAGTCGTATGCCGTTAAGGGCAACGGTTGAGTTGCCGCAGTTTGGCCGCTGCGATTGTTATGTCATTCATTTGAAATCGAAGCGCAGCGGATTAGATAAAATTGATTTTGCTGATTCTGGTGCGACCGGCGCCGCCGATTTTGTTGTCAGGCAAGTTTTAGGCCGTTGGGCATCCAGTATTCAGCGGGGTAATGAAGCGACCCTACTTTGTCAGCAAATGTTGTTAAGGCGTCACAGCAAAGGCTATCCGTTTATATTAATGGGTGATTTTAATGATCATTTACGCAGTGATTTATTTGCGGCATTTAATCAACACTTACGAGTTTATCGCAGTGATATAGACGATGGGCACTTAAAAGGCTTGAGTGAAAGCCAGTTAATGGCAGAGCTTAATCAATTTTTGATTTATGACAGCTATGAATTATACAAAACCGCCAGTAAAAATAATGTCACTTTAGCCTTTGATGAGTTTGAGTCGGTTTCATACAACAATGCGCCAACTGAGTCTCCAAGACCTGCCACACACTATTACGGCAGTACTGGGTCGGTATTAGATTATATTTTAGTGTCCAGTGAGTTTGATCCTAAGCAGCTCAAAAATTTAGCCCATATTGATGAGTACCAAACTTTTGATAGGCATCTTGTGCGTCCTGATTACGACCGAGACAGTGACAGCACAGACCATGCCCCTGTTATGATGCGATTTAGTTTACGATAA
- the lpoB gene encoding penicillin-binding protein activator LpoB, with amino-acid sequence MKPMKLIFVLAAVIGLAACQSKVEYGDATEVETVNENFGSTDLQAIAAKMVDSMLTFPPVIVMTQNDRPIIFVDSIKNKTSEHIDTESVTDTISNKLLRSGKFRFIDMTRVDSVRKQLDYQNNAGMVDPTTAIKFGRQIGAQYMLYGNLSSIVKQDGSTKDVYYKMTMRLMDLETGLIEWSDEKEIRKTKSKSFLGM; translated from the coding sequence ATGAAACCAATGAAACTGATTTTTGTATTAGCCGCAGTAATAGGCCTAGCAGCCTGTCAATCTAAAGTAGAATATGGCGATGCAACTGAAGTTGAAACCGTCAATGAAAACTTTGGCTCAACCGATCTGCAAGCGATTGCCGCAAAAATGGTTGATAGCATGCTAACCTTTCCTCCCGTCATTGTAATGACTCAAAATGACCGCCCTATTATTTTTGTTGATAGCATCAAAAACAAGACTTCGGAACACATTGACACAGAATCAGTCACAGACACCATCAGCAATAAATTGCTTCGTTCAGGCAAATTTAGATTCATTGATATGACAAGAGTCGATTCGGTTCGCAAACAGTTAGACTACCAAAACAATGCCGGTATGGTTGACCCTACTACTGCGATTAAATTTGGTCGTCAAATTGGTGCTCAGTACATGCTATACGGCAATCTGTCGAGCATTGTTAAGCAAGATGGCAGCACTAAAGATGTTTATTATAAAATGACAATGCGCTTAATGGATTTAGAAACCGGTTTGATTGAGTGGTCAGACGAAAAAGAAATCCGCAAAACCAAATCTAAGTCTTTCTTAGGCATGTAG
- a CDS encoding zinc transporter ZntB has product MRNGFIYSLLLNGPQAGKQLSPQEVAQWKPEDGLLWMHLRYKEPAVRKWILHCGLPKTDTDTLLASDTRPRVVSSEKAILMALRGVNLNPNADPEDMVAIRIFAQEHRIISTCERQLQSVIDVADAIIEGKGPKDTAAFIMAVTEQLTQRKVEFIRKLDETMDELEEAVVTNSDKNLRIDIADLRRQTVILRRYLAPQREAVSRMMNEQSDLFDEHDKLRIREIHETIVRVIEDLDAIRDRAGVTQEELQSHQSEQVNKRLYFLSLISAIFLPLGFLTGLLGVNIAGIPGADTDWAFAAFCGGLLGLIAIQMLIFYRLKWL; this is encoded by the coding sequence ATGAGAAATGGATTTATTTACAGTCTGTTATTAAATGGTCCTCAAGCAGGTAAACAGCTAAGCCCGCAAGAAGTAGCCCAATGGAAACCTGAAGATGGTTTGCTGTGGATGCACTTACGCTATAAAGAGCCTGCTGTACGTAAATGGATATTGCACTGTGGTCTACCTAAAACAGACACAGATACCCTGCTAGCTTCTGACACTCGGCCAAGAGTAGTTAGTTCTGAAAAAGCGATTCTCATGGCTCTGAGAGGGGTAAACCTCAACCCCAATGCCGATCCTGAAGACATGGTGGCGATTCGGATTTTTGCTCAAGAGCATCGTATTATTTCAACCTGCGAGCGCCAACTGCAATCAGTCATTGATGTTGCCGATGCCATAATCGAAGGCAAAGGCCCAAAAGACACTGCAGCATTTATCATGGCTGTTACAGAACAATTAACTCAGCGCAAAGTGGAGTTTATTCGTAAACTCGATGAAACTATGGATGAGTTAGAAGAAGCCGTGGTGACTAATAGTGATAAAAACTTGCGCATCGATATTGCCGATCTTCGTAGGCAAACCGTTATTTTGAGGCGTTACCTTGCCCCACAGCGTGAAGCAGTCTCTCGGATGATGAATGAACAAAGCGACTTATTTGATGAGCATGACAAACTCAGGATCCGTGAAATTCATGAAACCATCGTCAGAGTGATTGAGGACTTAGACGCCATTCGCGATCGGGCCGGAGTAACCCAAGAAGAGTTGCAATCGCATCAATCTGAGCAAGTTAACAAACGCCTGTATTTTCTATCGCTTATTTCAGCGATATTTTTACCGTTAGGATTTTTAACAGGTTTACTTGGTGTCAATATTGCTGGTATTCCAGGTGCGGATACAGATTGGGCATTTGCAGCGTTTTGTGGTGGGCTATTAGGTTTAATTGCGATTCAAATGTTGATATTTTACCGCTTAAAGTGGCTTTAG
- the def gene encoding peptide deformylase, with the protein MSNSGLMPIATTGDAILTKAAIAVTVFDDELAKLAEKMMLTMTTANGVGIAAPQVFSPLAMFIMASKPNARYPLAPRMEPVVVVNPRIINTSEHMECAEEGCLSIPSKRLSIWRHQQITVQYQNIAGKVIHQALDGFVARIFQHEYDHLQGITLLERSQMPEQTVMLM; encoded by the coding sequence ATGTCAAATTCAGGCTTGATGCCTATCGCAACCACTGGGGATGCGATTTTAACTAAAGCGGCAATCGCGGTAACGGTTTTTGACGATGAGCTCGCTAAACTTGCCGAAAAAATGATGCTCACCATGACAACAGCAAATGGTGTCGGGATTGCTGCGCCACAGGTTTTCAGCCCTTTAGCCATGTTTATTATGGCTTCTAAGCCCAATGCTAGATACCCCTTAGCGCCTAGAATGGAGCCTGTGGTAGTCGTCAACCCACGAATAATTAACACATCAGAACACATGGAGTGTGCTGAAGAAGGCTGCTTATCAATCCCTAGCAAACGCCTTTCAATTTGGCGTCATCAACAAATTACTGTTCAGTATCAGAATATTGCTGGTAAAGTCATCCATCAAGCACTTGATGGTTTTGTGGCTAGAATTTTTCAACATGAATATGATCATCTGCAAGGGATAACATTACTTGAACGCAGCCAAATGCCAGAACAAACTGTTATGCTAATGTAA